A portion of the Acidobacteriaceae bacterium genome contains these proteins:
- a CDS encoding glycoside hydrolase family 88 protein encodes MPKTSARSALLFSAFALASSIGVAQQSKWPQPTAPMQAGIDKDTSRHFGDAPVDPGPLASDLSPALTPAAIDAATRKVADWQLRVSEPYFEHIWTWSVLYSGFIAASESTGDPKYREAMQHMSEHFHYELAGRTPNADTQSIAQTYLELYMLQAAHDRAWSPDLNQTMVAPTRADLDNVINLPTVRAGDPRIPWWWCDALFMAPPVWARMYAVTGDHKYIDYLDKQWANTYAVLWDADEHLYARDETFKSQRSLNGKKIFWSRGEGWVMGGLARTLEYLPKDDPRRAFYEQNLRDLAAAVTRHLDPKTHLLHASLLDPEHFPLDETSGSALYLYGLAWGVNEGVLDAKTYRPVIDKVWAGLLHHVYADGRFGGIQQTGAEPAFYPPSASFTYGVGGYLLATAELKRMSLGHHAPPRLAQQLPPYTKQLPSSKAPSATTDPANHAHIELPTPADPNLQNLILVGDSTVRNGKGDGANNQMGWGDELAQYFDLSKINVVNRAIGWPQLSHLHHRRPLGVDPALHPHWRCCADPVRA; translated from the coding sequence GTGCCCAAAACTTCTGCCCGTTCCGCTCTGCTTTTCAGCGCGTTTGCTCTCGCCTCCAGCATCGGAGTCGCCCAGCAAAGCAAATGGCCTCAGCCTACTGCGCCGATGCAGGCTGGTATCGACAAAGACACATCGCGCCACTTTGGCGATGCTCCTGTCGACCCCGGACCGCTTGCCAGTGATCTGTCTCCGGCACTCACCCCCGCGGCCATCGATGCGGCAACGCGCAAGGTTGCGGACTGGCAATTGCGCGTCTCCGAGCCGTACTTCGAACACATCTGGACGTGGAGTGTTCTTTACTCCGGCTTCATTGCGGCTTCCGAATCTACCGGCGACCCGAAGTACCGCGAGGCCATGCAGCACATGAGCGAACACTTTCACTATGAGCTTGCCGGGCGCACGCCCAACGCGGACACGCAATCCATCGCACAGACGTATCTCGAGCTCTACATGCTGCAGGCAGCACACGATAGAGCATGGTCACCGGACCTCAATCAGACGATGGTTGCACCGACCCGAGCAGACCTCGACAATGTCATCAATCTGCCGACGGTTCGTGCGGGCGATCCTCGCATCCCATGGTGGTGGTGCGATGCCCTCTTCATGGCGCCGCCTGTGTGGGCGCGGATGTATGCCGTTACGGGCGACCACAAGTACATCGACTATCTCGACAAACAATGGGCCAACACCTATGCCGTGCTGTGGGACGCAGACGAGCACCTCTACGCGCGCGATGAAACGTTCAAATCGCAACGCAGCCTGAACGGGAAGAAGATTTTCTGGTCGCGCGGCGAAGGCTGGGTAATGGGCGGCCTGGCGCGCACGCTCGAGTACCTACCGAAGGACGATCCCCGGCGTGCTTTCTATGAACAGAATCTGCGCGACCTTGCCGCCGCAGTCACCAGGCATCTCGATCCGAAGACGCATCTACTGCACGCAAGCCTTCTTGACCCCGAGCACTTCCCGCTCGACGAAACGTCTGGCTCGGCGCTGTATCTATACGGACTGGCGTGGGGTGTGAATGAGGGCGTGCTCGACGCGAAGACGTATCGCCCTGTTATCGACAAGGTGTGGGCAGGCTTGCTGCACCATGTTTATGCGGATGGCCGCTTCGGCGGCATTCAACAGACAGGCGCAGAGCCTGCGTTCTATCCACCGTCCGCGTCTTTCACCTACGGCGTTGGTGGCTATCTGCTTGCAACCGCAGAGCTCAAGCGCATGTCGCTGGGTCACCATGCGCCTCCGCGTCTGGCACAGCAGTTGCCGCCTTATACGAAGCAGTTGCCTTCGTCCAAGGCTCCCAGCGCAACGACCGACCCAGCCAACCATGCGCATATCGAGCTGCCAACGCCGGCTGATCCAAACTTGCAAAATCTCATCCTTGTCGGCGACTCTACCGTGCGCAACGGCAAAGGCGATGGAGCCAACAACCAGATGGGATGGGGCGATGAGCTTGCCCAGTACTTCGACCTCTCCAAAATCAACGTAGTGAATCGCGCGATCGGCTGGCCGCAGCTCTCGCACCTACATCACCGAAGGCCACTGGGCGTCGACCCTGCCCTACATCCGCACTGGAGATGTTGTGCTGATCCAGTTCGGGCATAA
- a CDS encoding GDSL-type esterase/lipase family protein, protein MRTGDVVLIQFGHNDSGPLDDAARARGSMPGVGDETREIENPVMKRHETVHTFGWYLTQYVREIKARGATPVLCSMIPRKIWVDGKVQRTTDTYRGWTRTIAEREHVPFLDLNEIIAEKYDALGSAAVEPLFGDEHTHTTAAGAILNAQAVVAGLKAMPNDPVAKDFSAQGDSIRAFSPASK, encoded by the coding sequence ATCCGCACTGGAGATGTTGTGCTGATCCAGTTCGGGCATAACGATAGTGGTCCGCTCGACGATGCTGCCCGTGCACGCGGCTCCATGCCGGGCGTAGGGGACGAGACACGCGAGATTGAGAACCCCGTGATGAAGCGCCATGAAACCGTGCATACCTTCGGTTGGTATCTCACGCAGTATGTGCGCGAGATTAAAGCTCGTGGGGCAACGCCTGTTCTTTGCTCCATGATTCCGCGCAAAATCTGGGTTGATGGCAAGGTGCAACGCACCACCGACACCTATCGCGGCTGGACTCGCACGATCGCAGAGCGCGAGCACGTTCCATTCCTCGACCTCAACGAGATCATCGCGGAGAAGTATGACGCTCTGGGGTCCGCAGCCGTCGAGCCGCTCTTCGGAGACGAACACACGCACACCACAGCGGCGGGTGCAATCCTCAACGCTCAAGCCGTCGTTGCCGGTCTGAAGGCGATGCCGAACGACCCTGTGGCCAAGGACTTCTCCGCGCAAGGAGACTCCATTCGTGCGTTCTCCCCTGCCTCAAAATAA
- a CDS encoding carbohydrate porin has protein sequence MYLHETQQRILAHGKKAGAGVALLLALASTAVAQQSSTDSSSSIGPQAQAVKAAEPKPYDYEHPGGRDIEDLNFRGTYLKLPPFSEMLFGLKNPVRQALARKGIGLFDIDDNEFTYNTTSPPVPLAQQTFTGQRPTWKSSHYPVLTWDLRQLGIRGGQLEIMGTIQKISWNAGGPNDIGFGNISYYQSLFHNKLELKGGYIDNDFEFVGTAIGGQASSGSLGVFASLPFEVGMSYLPMTTPAFNVNYHWTKKLYTKYSFQRSMDPKGGVEQARRDTIGLRFKPKGDGLLTIYEGGYQQASDKDHNQMWLRGGYMYNTTHFTNLKTGGQTTNNYLGYLLADRQLWKSDKAAPYRGIYGGFSAMYAPAVQNSYTQYYEARVYMISPFARRPMDMASIVSSHTTYSPYAKYQAAAAGEKYWNSATSLTASYTARMARGFYLSPGISYTNGPEIAPKAKSSLNLLIQAGIFF, from the coding sequence ATGTACCTCCACGAAACTCAACAACGCATCCTTGCTCATGGCAAGAAGGCCGGAGCAGGAGTGGCTCTGCTGCTGGCTCTTGCCTCAACGGCTGTAGCGCAGCAGAGCAGCACGGACTCTTCGTCGTCCATCGGTCCGCAGGCCCAGGCGGTAAAGGCCGCCGAGCCGAAGCCCTATGACTACGAGCACCCCGGTGGCCGCGACATCGAAGATCTCAACTTCCGTGGCACGTACCTCAAGCTGCCGCCGTTCTCCGAGATGCTCTTTGGCCTGAAAAACCCTGTTCGCCAGGCACTGGCACGCAAGGGCATCGGCCTCTTCGATATCGACGATAACGAATTCACCTACAACACCACTTCTCCTCCTGTGCCCCTCGCGCAGCAGACCTTCACCGGTCAGCGCCCCACATGGAAGAGTTCGCATTATCCTGTGCTGACATGGGATCTGCGTCAGCTCGGCATTCGCGGTGGACAGCTTGAGATCATGGGCACGATTCAGAAGATCAGTTGGAACGCTGGCGGCCCGAACGATATTGGCTTCGGCAACATCAGCTACTACCAGAGCCTCTTCCACAACAAACTCGAGCTGAAGGGCGGCTACATCGACAACGACTTCGAGTTTGTTGGTACGGCTATTGGTGGACAGGCTTCATCGGGCTCGCTCGGTGTGTTTGCTTCGCTGCCGTTTGAAGTGGGTATGTCGTACCTGCCGATGACGACGCCCGCCTTTAACGTGAACTATCACTGGACCAAGAAGCTTTACACCAAGTACAGCTTCCAGCGTTCGATGGACCCGAAGGGTGGCGTAGAGCAGGCTCGACGCGACACCATCGGTCTGCGCTTCAAGCCCAAGGGAGATGGTCTGCTGACGATCTACGAGGGTGGCTATCAGCAGGCTTCTGACAAGGACCACAATCAGATGTGGCTGCGTGGCGGCTATATGTACAACACCACTCACTTCACGAACCTGAAGACGGGTGGCCAGACGACGAACAACTACCTCGGCTACCTGCTCGCGGATCGTCAGCTCTGGAAGTCGGACAAGGCCGCTCCGTACCGCGGTATCTACGGCGGTTTCTCCGCGATGTATGCGCCGGCTGTTCAGAACTCCTACACGCAGTACTACGAAGCGCGCGTTTACATGATCAGCCCGTTTGCACGGCGCCCCATGGACATGGCGAGCATCGTCTCCTCGCACACTACCTACAGCCCTTATGCGAAGTATCAGGCGGCTGCGGCTGGTGAGAAGTACTGGAACAGCGCCACAAGTCTGACGGCAAGCTACACCGCTCGTATGGCTCGCGGTTTTTATCTGTCCCCGGGTATCAGCTACACCAACGGCCCGGAGATCGCTCCCAAGGCGAAGAGCTCTCTGAACCTGTTGATTCAGGCTGGAATCTTCTTCTAA
- a CDS encoding glycoside hydrolase family 3 C-terminal domain-containing protein: MKNSNLLGWGLPLAFAATLVPSLSAQTHAWDNKSLTPDQRAHLVLKEMTLDEKIGLVHGYGMPGEEGVPASSNGGAGQTLGVPRLGIPAIQMADAAYGVTRSAANGRYSTALPSVLGATSSWEPHSAYEYGALIATELRLQGYNMTLGGGVNLTREPRDGRTFEYAGEDPLLAGTMDGNLMLGEREQHVISDIKHYAINDQENGRFAVNAIIDKRSMRESDLLAFEIALGIAKPSAVMCSYNLVNGDHACENDYLLKDVLKGDFHFDGFVLSDWGGTHSAVKASHAGLDMEQPNDFFYGAPLKKAVEDHEVSMAELDDHVVRILRAEFSSGIIDHPAEKGVVDVDHGYKVAQALEEKSIVLLKNEGNLLPLNPVQPLKIAIIGGHADVGVVGGGGSAQVDPAGGTPVPPPPPGNGVFDSFIRPAWFRDAPLAAIRAEFPNASVTFNSGSDVNAAAKLAHNSDVAIVFGYQWSAEGFDQKTLHLSPDQEKLINAVSAANTKTVVVVESGGPIVMPWAPKVSGIVEAWFPGIRGAEALARVLSGAVNPTAKLPVTFPIAEADLPRPELVPTPKASEPTIKKGESLTDLMRDLGNGLPTFNVHYDEKLKVGYKWYDAEHKDVRFPFGFGLSYTTYAYSKLSVEPTAEGLTVHFTVRNTGKRAGEEIAQVYAELPSAAGEPPHRLVGWSKLALAPGESKEATVTVSRKMLSLFDVAKNDWQLTPGSYRVLVGASSRDLTLNNAVSLK; encoded by the coding sequence ATGAAGAATTCGAATTTGCTTGGCTGGGGTCTGCCGCTTGCTTTCGCCGCGACGCTCGTGCCGAGCCTCTCGGCCCAGACGCATGCGTGGGACAACAAGTCCCTCACCCCGGATCAGCGCGCTCACCTCGTCCTGAAAGAGATGACGCTGGATGAAAAGATCGGCCTCGTTCACGGCTACGGTATGCCCGGTGAAGAAGGTGTCCCGGCAAGCTCGAACGGCGGCGCAGGTCAGACGCTTGGTGTGCCGCGTCTCGGCATCCCGGCGATCCAGATGGCGGACGCAGCATATGGCGTGACCCGCAGTGCGGCGAACGGACGCTACTCCACGGCGCTGCCCAGCGTTCTGGGAGCAACGAGCTCTTGGGAGCCGCACTCGGCGTATGAGTACGGTGCGCTGATTGCGACCGAACTTCGCCTGCAGGGCTACAACATGACCCTCGGCGGCGGCGTGAACCTGACCCGAGAGCCGCGTGACGGTCGCACCTTCGAGTACGCCGGCGAAGACCCATTGCTCGCTGGGACGATGGACGGCAACCTGATGCTGGGTGAGCGCGAGCAGCATGTCATTAGCGACATCAAGCACTATGCGATCAATGACCAGGAAAACGGCCGCTTCGCCGTCAATGCCATCATCGACAAGCGCAGCATGCGCGAGAGCGATCTGCTAGCGTTTGAGATTGCGCTCGGCATCGCCAAGCCTTCTGCCGTGATGTGCTCTTACAACCTTGTCAATGGCGACCACGCCTGCGAGAACGACTATCTGCTGAAGGATGTCCTCAAGGGCGACTTCCACTTCGACGGCTTCGTGCTTTCGGACTGGGGCGGCACGCACAGCGCGGTGAAGGCCTCGCACGCAGGCCTCGATATGGAGCAGCCGAACGACTTTTTCTACGGCGCACCGCTGAAGAAGGCCGTTGAAGATCACGAAGTTTCGATGGCCGAACTCGATGACCACGTCGTACGCATTCTGCGCGCAGAGTTCTCCAGTGGCATCATCGATCACCCAGCTGAGAAGGGCGTCGTCGACGTCGATCATGGCTACAAGGTGGCGCAGGCTCTGGAAGAGAAGAGCATCGTGCTGCTAAAGAACGAGGGCAACCTCCTGCCGCTGAACCCCGTACAGCCTCTTAAGATCGCTATCATCGGCGGTCATGCGGATGTCGGCGTGGTTGGTGGTGGCGGCTCCGCACAGGTAGATCCTGCAGGCGGCACGCCGGTTCCTCCTCCTCCTCCGGGCAACGGCGTGTTTGACTCGTTCATCCGTCCGGCCTGGTTCCGCGATGCTCCTCTGGCGGCGATTCGTGCTGAGTTCCCCAATGCGAGCGTCACCTTCAACAGCGGTAGCGATGTGAACGCAGCTGCCAAGCTCGCTCATAACTCCGACGTTGCGATTGTCTTCGGCTACCAGTGGTCGGCAGAAGGCTTTGACCAGAAGACGCTGCACCTCAGCCCCGATCAGGAGAAGCTGATCAACGCCGTGAGCGCGGCGAACACGAAGACCGTCGTAGTTGTTGAATCCGGCGGACCGATCGTTATGCCCTGGGCTCCGAAGGTCAGCGGCATTGTCGAGGCCTGGTTCCCCGGCATTCGTGGAGCCGAGGCTCTTGCCCGCGTGCTTTCTGGTGCAGTGAACCCGACAGCAAAGCTGCCTGTTACGTTCCCCATTGCAGAGGCGGATCTGCCCCGTCCCGAACTCGTTCCGACGCCGAAGGCTTCGGAGCCGACGATCAAGAAGGGCGAGTCGCTCACCGATCTCATGCGTGATCTCGGCAACGGCCTGCCCACCTTCAACGTTCACTACGACGAGAAGCTGAAGGTTGGCTACAAGTGGTATGACGCAGAACACAAGGACGTTCGCTTCCCGTTCGGATTTGGTCTCTCGTACACCACCTATGCTTACTCGAAGCTCTCCGTTGAGCCCACGGCTGAAGGCCTGACCGTTCACTTCACGGTTCGCAACACAGGCAAGCGCGCTGGTGAGGAGATCGCACAGGTCTATGCTGAGCTTCCTTCCGCAGCTGGTGAGCCGCCACATCGTCTGGTGGGTTGGTCGAAGCTGGCTCTTGCCCCGGGCGAAAGCAAGGAAGCCACGGTCACGGTCAGCCGCAAGATGCTGTCGCTCTTCGATGTCGCGAAGAACGACTGGCAGCTTACGCCTGGTTCCTATCGTGTGCTGGTTGGTGCTTCTTCACGCGACCTTACCCTCAACAACGCTGTGTCGTTGAAGTAG